The following coding sequences are from one Bradyrhizobium sp. WSM471 window:
- the odhB gene encoding 2-oxoglutarate dehydrogenase complex dihydrolipoyllysine-residue succinyltransferase, protein MTEIRVPTLGESVTEATIGRWFKKAGDAVAVDEPLVELETDKVTIEVPAPSAGTLSEIIAADGTTVAVGALLGQITEGTAGVAKTPAKPAAAPAPAPAAAAPAAAPAAAKAPPADSPLAPSVRKLSAETGIDASTVPGSGKDGRVTKGDMLAAIERAASAPTPVNQPAAAVQVRAPSPADDAAREERVKMTRLRQTIARRLKDVQNTAAMLTTFNEVDMTNVMALRAHYKDAFEKKHGSKLGFMGFFTKAVVQGLKDIPAVNAEIDGTDLIYKNYYHIGVAVGTDKGLVVPVVRDCDNKSIADIEKGIADFGRRARDGQLKIDEMQGGTFTITNGGIYGSLMSTPILNAPQSGILGMHKIQERPMVVGGKIEVRPMMYLALSYDHRVIDGKEAVTFLVRVKESLEDPARLVLDL, encoded by the coding sequence ATGACTGAAATTCGTGTGCCGACCCTCGGCGAATCCGTCACCGAGGCCACCATCGGCCGCTGGTTCAAGAAGGCCGGCGATGCCGTCGCCGTCGACGAGCCCTTGGTGGAGCTCGAGACCGACAAGGTCACCATCGAAGTCCCAGCGCCGTCCGCGGGCACGCTAAGCGAGATCATCGCCGCAGACGGCACGACCGTTGCGGTCGGTGCGCTGCTCGGGCAGATCACCGAGGGCACGGCCGGCGTCGCAAAGACGCCCGCCAAGCCGGCTGCCGCGCCCGCGCCGGCTCCCGCCGCGGCGGCCCCAGCCGCCGCCCCCGCCGCGGCGAAGGCGCCGCCGGCCGACTCGCCGCTCGCTCCGTCCGTGCGAAAGCTCTCGGCCGAGACCGGCATCGACGCCTCGACCGTTCCCGGCTCCGGCAAGGACGGCCGTGTCACCAAGGGCGACATGCTCGCCGCGATCGAGCGTGCGGCCTCGGCGCCGACCCCGGTCAACCAGCCGGCCGCAGCGGTCCAGGTCCGCGCACCCTCGCCGGCCGATGACGCCGCCCGCGAAGAGCGCGTGAAGATGACCCGGTTGCGCCAGACCATCGCGCGCCGCCTCAAGGACGTGCAGAACACCGCCGCGATGCTCACGACCTTCAACGAGGTCGACATGACCAACGTCATGGCGCTGCGCGCCCACTACAAGGATGCGTTCGAGAAGAAGCACGGCAGCAAGCTCGGCTTCATGGGCTTCTTCACCAAGGCCGTCGTGCAGGGGCTGAAGGACATCCCGGCCGTCAACGCCGAGATCGACGGCACCGATCTGATCTACAAGAACTACTATCACATCGGCGTCGCCGTCGGCACCGACAAGGGTCTCGTCGTGCCCGTGGTGCGCGATTGCGACAACAAGTCGATCGCCGACATCGAAAAGGGCATCGCCGATTTCGGCCGCCGCGCCCGCGACGGCCAGCTCAAGATCGACGAGATGCAGGGCGGCACCTTCACCATCACCAATGGCGGTATCTACGGCTCGCTGATGTCGACCCCGATCCTGAACGCACCGCAGTCCGGCATCCTCGGCATGCACAAGATCCAGGAGCGGCCGATGGTCGTCGGCGGCAAGATCGAGGTCCGCCCGATGATGTATCTGGCGCTGTCCTACGATCACCGCGTCATCGACGGCAAGGAGGCCGTGACCTTCCTTGTTCGCGTCAAGGAGAGCCTGGAAGATCCGGCGCGCCTGGTGCTCGATCTCTGA
- the lpdA gene encoding dihydrolipoyl dehydrogenase: MAYDLVVIGTGPGGYVCAVRAAQLGMKVAVVEKNATLGGTCLNVGCMPSKALLHASEMFEEAGHSFAKMGVSVSAPKLDLPAMMNFKQQGIDGNVKGVEFLMKKNKIDVLKGAGKILGTGKVEVSADGKSQVVETKSIVIATGSDIARLKGIEIDETRIVSSTGALSLDKVPGKLLIVGAGVIGLELGSVWHRLGAEVVVVEFLDRILPGMDGEIAKQFQRILEKQGFAFKLGAKVTGVDTSGKTLKATVEPAAGGAAETLEADVVLVCIGRVPYTDGLGLKEAGVALDNRGRVQIDPHFATSVKGVYAIGDVVAGPMLAHKAEDEGVAVAEIIAGQAGHVNYDVIPGVVYTTPEVSSVGKTEEELKQAGVAYTVGKFPFTANGRSKVNQTTDGFVKILADAKTDRVLGVHIIGREAGEMIHEACVLMEFGGSAEDLARTCHAHPTRSEAVKEAALAVGKRAIHM; this comes from the coding sequence ATGGCATACGATCTCGTCGTCATCGGCACCGGACCGGGCGGTTATGTCTGCGCGGTGCGTGCAGCGCAGCTCGGCATGAAAGTCGCCGTGGTGGAGAAGAACGCAACGCTCGGCGGCACCTGCCTCAATGTCGGCTGCATGCCGTCCAAGGCGCTGCTGCACGCCTCCGAAATGTTCGAGGAAGCCGGGCATTCCTTCGCCAAGATGGGCGTCAGCGTCTCCGCGCCGAAGCTCGATCTGCCTGCGATGATGAATTTCAAGCAGCAGGGCATCGACGGTAACGTCAAGGGCGTCGAGTTCCTGATGAAGAAGAACAAGATCGACGTGCTCAAGGGCGCCGGCAAGATACTCGGCACCGGCAAGGTCGAAGTCTCCGCCGACGGCAAGTCGCAGGTCGTCGAGACCAAGAGCATCGTGATCGCGACCGGCTCGGACATCGCGCGGCTCAAGGGCATCGAGATCGACGAGACGCGGATCGTGTCCTCGACCGGTGCGCTGTCGCTGGACAAGGTCCCCGGCAAGCTCTTGATCGTCGGCGCCGGCGTGATCGGGCTCGAGCTCGGCTCGGTCTGGCACCGTCTCGGCGCTGAAGTCGTCGTCGTCGAATTCCTCGACCGCATCCTGCCCGGCATGGACGGCGAGATCGCCAAGCAATTCCAGCGCATCCTGGAGAAGCAGGGCTTTGCCTTCAAGCTCGGTGCCAAGGTCACGGGCGTGGACACCTCCGGCAAGACACTGAAGGCGACGGTCGAGCCTGCCGCCGGCGGCGCTGCCGAGACGCTGGAAGCCGACGTCGTTCTCGTCTGTATCGGTCGTGTGCCGTACACGGATGGGCTGGGCCTGAAGGAAGCCGGCGTTGCGCTCGACAATCGCGGCCGCGTGCAAATCGATCCGCACTTCGCCACCAGCGTGAAGGGCGTCTATGCCATCGGCGACGTCGTCGCGGGCCCGATGCTCGCGCACAAGGCCGAGGATGAAGGCGTCGCGGTCGCCGAGATCATCGCAGGCCAGGCCGGCCACGTGAACTACGATGTTATCCCAGGCGTCGTGTATACCACACCGGAAGTATCCTCCGTCGGCAAGACCGAGGAGGAGCTGAAGCAGGCGGGCGTGGCTTATACCGTCGGGAAGTTTCCCTTTACCGCCAACGGCCGCTCCAAGGTCAATCAGACCACCGACGGCTTTGTGAAGATTCTCGCAGATGCGAAGACCGATCGTGTGCTCGGCGTGCACATTATCGGCCGCGAAGCCGGCGAAATGATCCATGAAGCCTGTGTTCTCATGGAGTTTGGCGGCAGCGCGGAGGACCTCGCGCGCACCTGCCACGCGCACCCGACCCGCTCGGAGGCCGTCAAGGAAGCCGCGCTTGCAGTCGGCAAGCGGGCCATCCATATGTAG
- a CDS encoding septal ring lytic transglycosylase RlpA family protein, whose translation MLCLKTLGSVTRPRTAIAFVAATLLIGGTATEASAKSRHHHRYSHHHHRHHAQNDANTTSDWRNANASMTPSQGTGRSFSGMASFYGNESGSRTASGQRFNQNAMTAAHRSLPFGTKLRVTHGGSSVIVTINDRGPFVRGRVLDLSTGAARAIGLTGAGVGRVTAEVVS comes from the coding sequence ATGCTTTGTTTGAAGACGCTGGGCTCTGTGACCCGGCCGCGTACGGCGATCGCCTTTGTTGCCGCAACTCTTCTCATCGGTGGAACTGCCACCGAAGCTTCCGCCAAATCCCGCCATCACCACCGGTATTCCCACCATCATCACCGCCACCACGCCCAGAACGATGCCAACACGACCTCCGATTGGCGTAACGCCAATGCGTCGATGACGCCGTCGCAGGGGACCGGACGTTCCTTCTCCGGCATGGCTTCCTTTTACGGGAACGAGTCCGGCAGCAGGACTGCCTCGGGCCAGCGCTTCAACCAGAACGCCATGACCGCGGCGCACCGTTCACTGCCGTTCGGCACCAAGCTGCGCGTTACCCATGGCGGCTCGAGCGTCATCGTCACGATCAATGACCGTGGCCCGTTCGTTCGCGGCCGTGTCCTCGACCTCTCCACGGGCGCTGCCCGGGCCATCGGCCTCACCGGCGCCGGCGTCGGGCGCGTCACCGCGGAAGTCGTCTCCTAA
- a CDS encoding SDR family oxidoreductase codes for MEARVTDKVVVITGGSRGIGRATAIAAAKRGFRIVVGYASNKTAADEVVAEIAASNGKAIAVKCDVAEESEILALFKAADAFGTLGALVNNGGIVGTSGVRVDEMSAERIQRVMAVNVTGSILCAREAVKRMSTRHGGQGGVIVNLSSVAAKLGAPNTYVDYAASKGAIDSFTIGLGYEVAGEGIRVAGIRPGLIDTEIHAAGGEPDRAHRLAHMVPMKRVGTADEVANAIVWLMSDDASYVTSAILDVSGGR; via the coding sequence ATGGAGGCGCGCGTGACGGATAAAGTCGTTGTCATCACCGGCGGCAGCCGCGGCATCGGCCGGGCGACCGCGATTGCGGCAGCCAAGCGCGGCTTCCGAATCGTCGTCGGCTATGCCAGCAACAAGACGGCCGCCGACGAGGTGGTCGCGGAGATCGCAGCCAGCAACGGCAAGGCCATCGCCGTGAAATGCGACGTCGCCGAGGAAAGCGAGATCCTGGCGCTGTTCAAGGCCGCGGACGCGTTCGGCACGCTCGGCGCGCTCGTCAATAATGGTGGCATTGTCGGGACCAGTGGCGTGCGCGTCGACGAGATGTCGGCCGAGCGCATCCAGCGCGTGATGGCGGTCAACGTCACCGGCTCCATCCTCTGCGCGCGCGAAGCGGTGAAGCGGATGTCGACCAGGCACGGCGGTCAGGGCGGCGTCATCGTCAATCTGTCGTCCGTTGCTGCCAAGCTCGGCGCGCCCAACACCTATGTCGACTATGCCGCGTCCAAGGGCGCGATCGATTCCTTCACCATCGGCCTCGGCTATGAGGTTGCCGGCGAGGGCATTCGCGTCGCGGGCATCCGCCCCGGCCTGATCGATACCGAAATCCACGCTGCCGGCGGCGAACCCGACCGCGCCCATCGTCTGGCCCATATGGTGCCGATGAAGCGCGTCGGGACTGCCGATGAAGTCGCCAATGCCATTGTCTGGCTGATGTCGGACGATGCCTCCTACGTCACTTCAGCCATTCTCGATGTGTCCGGCGGACGCTGA
- a CDS encoding DUF4337 domain-containing protein has product MSAHESMEHAEHAEHASGSNKKIALLIAVLALFLAISETLGKGAQTESISKNVEASNLWAFFQAKSIRRTMVQSMADQGKLILGAASDEANKVAVQKQIEDWQKTAQRYRSEPETGEGTEQLAEKAKHAEHERDEATAKYHHFELASAAFQIGIVLASATIITGMIALAYVAGLLTIAGLIMTGLGLWLPHLLHLH; this is encoded by the coding sequence ATGAGCGCACATGAAAGCATGGAGCACGCCGAGCACGCCGAACACGCGTCCGGCTCGAACAAGAAGATCGCGCTCCTGATCGCCGTTCTGGCGCTTTTCCTGGCGATCTCGGAGACGCTCGGCAAGGGCGCCCAGACCGAATCGATCAGCAAGAACGTCGAGGCTTCCAACCTCTGGGCGTTCTTCCAAGCCAAGAGTATCCGCCGCACCATGGTGCAGAGCATGGCGGACCAGGGCAAGCTCATCCTCGGCGCAGCGAGCGACGAGGCCAACAAGGTGGCCGTGCAGAAGCAGATCGAGGACTGGCAGAAGACCGCGCAGCGCTACCGCTCCGAGCCCGAGACCGGCGAAGGCACCGAGCAGCTGGCCGAAAAGGCCAAGCACGCCGAGCATGAGCGCGACGAGGCGACTGCGAAATATCATCACTTCGAGCTGGCGTCCGCCGCCTTCCAGATCGGCATCGTTCTCGCCTCAGCCACCATCATCACCGGCATGATCGCACTCGCCTATGTCGCCGGCCTGCTGACGATCGCTGGGCTCATCATGACCGGGCTTGGTCTGTGGTTGCCGCATCTGCTGCATTTGCATTGA
- a CDS encoding primosomal protein N', which yields MDHTSRSNVVSANATRMVDVLVPVALDQTYSYKVPRGMELKAGDIIGVPLGPREVLAVVWAENANPDPRLHNRLKEVSEKLDIPPLKPELRAVVDWVANYTLSPRGMVLRMCLRMGENLGPERVRAGVRLVGDPPKRLTPARQRLIEVLSDRLLHGKSEAAKEAGVTAGVIDGLVDEGTLTVEPMPPPPPPPAPDPDFSRPDFSPLQRAGVDAMRALAANGSFHVALLDGVTGSGKTEVYFEAVAEAIRRGKQSLILMPEIALTGQFLDRFAQRFGVRPLEWHSELTPRTRARNWAAISEGSAPVVVGARSALFLPYANLGLIVVDEEHDQAYKQDEGVHYHARDMAVVRAHIAKVPIVLASATPSVESEVNARKNRYQRIALPSRFGGQHMPHIEAIDMRREPPARGRFISPRLASEIRTAIERREQALLFLNRRGYAPLTLCRACGHRFACTICDAWLVDHRFRQRLVCHHCGFSMPRPQTCPHCAAEESLVAVGPGVERLQEEAAALFPQARTMVLSSDLITSIETMRSELNDIAEGRVDVIIGTQLVAKGHNFPRLNLVGVVDADLGLSNGDPRASERTWQLLNQVIGRAGREQGRGVGYLQTHQPDHPVMRALIACDREAFYDSEIDLRERTLYPPFGRLASLIISAGDRPSAEGFGRHLVALAPRDEHVVVLGPAEAPLAVIKGRYRFRILVKSARGFDLSDYLRNWLAVCPKPKGNQKLEVDVDPQSFL from the coding sequence ATGGATCACACGTCGCGCAGCAACGTCGTCTCCGCCAACGCGACCCGCATGGTCGACGTGCTGGTGCCGGTCGCGCTCGACCAGACCTATTCCTACAAGGTGCCGCGTGGGATGGAGCTGAAGGCGGGCGATATTATTGGCGTGCCGCTCGGCCCGCGCGAGGTGCTCGCCGTGGTCTGGGCCGAAAACGCCAATCCGGATCCGCGCCTGCACAACCGCCTCAAGGAGGTCAGCGAAAAGCTCGACATCCCGCCGTTGAAGCCCGAGCTGCGTGCGGTCGTGGACTGGGTCGCCAATTACACGCTGAGCCCGCGCGGCATGGTGCTTCGCATGTGCCTGCGCATGGGTGAGAACCTCGGCCCCGAGCGGGTGCGCGCCGGCGTGCGCCTGGTCGGCGATCCGCCAAAACGTCTGACGCCGGCGCGGCAGCGCCTGATCGAGGTGCTGTCGGACCGGCTGCTGCACGGCAAGTCCGAGGCGGCCAAGGAGGCCGGCGTTACGGCCGGTGTGATCGACGGCCTCGTCGACGAAGGTACGCTCACGGTCGAGCCGATGCCGCCGCCTCCGCCGCCGCCCGCACCCGATCCGGATTTCAGCCGGCCGGATTTTTCGCCGCTCCAGCGCGCCGGGGTCGATGCGATGCGCGCGCTCGCGGCTAACGGCAGCTTTCACGTCGCGCTGCTCGACGGTGTCACCGGCTCGGGCAAGACCGAGGTTTACTTCGAAGCGGTGGCCGAGGCGATCCGCCGCGGAAAGCAGTCGCTGATCCTGATGCCGGAGATCGCGCTCACCGGCCAGTTCCTCGATCGCTTCGCGCAGCGTTTTGGCGTGCGCCCTCTGGAATGGCATTCCGAGCTGACGCCGCGCACCCGCGCGCGCAACTGGGCGGCGATCTCCGAGGGCAGCGCGCCGGTCGTGGTCGGCGCGCGCTCGGCGCTGTTTCTGCCCTACGCCAATCTCGGCCTCATCGTCGTCGATGAAGAGCACGACCAGGCCTACAAGCAGGACGAGGGCGTGCATTATCACGCCCGCGACATGGCGGTGGTGCGCGCCCATATCGCAAAGGTCCCGATCGTTCTGGCGTCGGCGACGCCCTCGGTCGAATCCGAGGTCAATGCACGCAAGAACCGCTATCAGCGCATCGCGCTGCCGTCGCGTTTCGGCGGCCAGCACATGCCGCATATCGAGGCCATCGACATGCGCCGCGAGCCGCCGGCGCGCGGCCGCTTCATCTCGCCGCGGCTGGCCTCCGAGATCAGGACCGCGATCGAGCGGCGCGAGCAGGCGCTATTGTTCCTCAATCGCCGCGGCTATGCGCCGTTGACGCTGTGCCGCGCCTGCGGTCATCGCTTCGCCTGCACCATTTGCGATGCCTGGCTGGTCGATCACCGCTTCCGTCAGCGCCTCGTCTGTCACCATTGCGGCTTCTCGATGCCGCGCCCGCAAACCTGTCCGCATTGCGCGGCGGAGGAATCGCTGGTCGCGGTCGGGCCCGGCGTCGAGCGCTTGCAGGAGGAAGCGGCGGCGCTGTTCCCGCAGGCGCGCACCATGGTGCTGTCGAGCGATCTCATCACCTCGATCGAGACGATGCGCTCCGAGCTGAATGACATCGCGGAGGGCCGCGTCGACGTCATCATCGGCACCCAGCTCGTGGCCAAGGGCCACAATTTTCCGCGGCTCAATCTGGTCGGCGTGGTCGATGCGGATCTCGGACTGTCCAATGGCGATCCGCGCGCCTCGGAGCGCACCTGGCAATTGCTCAACCAGGTGATCGGCCGCGCCGGGCGCGAGCAGGGCCGCGGCGTCGGCTATCTCCAGACCCATCAGCCCGATCATCCCGTGATGAGGGCACTGATCGCCTGCGACCGCGAAGCGTTCTACGACAGCGAGATCGATTTGCGCGAACGCACGCTCTATCCGCCGTTCGGGCGGCTCGCGAGCCTGATCATTTCCGCCGGCGACCGGCCGAGCGCCGAAGGCTTTGGCCGCCACCTTGTCGCGCTCGCGCCGCGCGACGAGCACGTGGTGGTGCTGGGCCCGGCGGAAGCCCCGCTCGCGGTCATCAAGGGCCGCTACCGATTCCGCATCCTGGTGAAATCGGCGCGCGGGTTCGACCTGTCGGATTATCTGCGCAACTGGCTTGCCGTCTGCCCGAAGCCGAAGGGCAATCAAAAGCTCGAGGTCGACGTCGATCCACAGAGCTTCTTGTAG
- a CDS encoding tyrosine recombinase XerC → MSKAAAPQIELASADPDIAQEMTRWLSHLGAERRLSPKTLEAYARDLRQCLNFLCGHWGERVTLKRFAALEATDIRAFMAMRRADDIAGRSLMRALAGLRSFGRFLEREGKGKVGALSAIRAPKVAKSLPKPLPMASAKRLADADERAGEDRESWILARDAAVMALLYGSGLRISEALGLTRREVPRPGEGDVLIVTGKGNKTRMVPVLQNVLALVHEYVSMCPYPLPAEGPIFVGARGGPLSPRIIQLAMERLRGALGLPDSATPHALRHSFATHLLSRGGDLRAIQELLGHASLSTTQIYTGIDAERLLEVYASAHPRR, encoded by the coding sequence ATGAGCAAAGCGGCCGCCCCACAGATCGAGCTCGCCAGCGCCGATCCTGACATCGCGCAGGAGATGACGCGCTGGCTGTCGCATCTCGGTGCGGAGCGGCGGCTGTCGCCGAAGACGCTGGAAGCCTATGCCCGCGATTTGCGGCAGTGCCTGAATTTCCTCTGCGGCCATTGGGGGGAGCGGGTGACGCTGAAGCGTTTCGCCGCGCTGGAGGCCACCGATATCAGGGCCTTCATGGCGATGCGCCGCGCCGACGATATTGCCGGGCGCTCGCTGATGCGCGCACTCGCGGGCCTGCGCTCGTTCGGCCGCTTCCTGGAGCGCGAAGGCAAGGGCAAGGTCGGGGCGCTCTCGGCAATCCGTGCGCCGAAAGTCGCCAAGAGCCTGCCAAAGCCGCTGCCGATGGCTTCGGCCAAACGTCTTGCGGACGCCGACGAGCGCGCCGGCGAGGACCGCGAGAGCTGGATTCTGGCGCGCGATGCCGCGGTGATGGCTCTCCTCTACGGCTCGGGCCTGCGCATCTCCGAAGCGCTGGGGCTGACGCGCCGCGAGGTGCCGCGTCCCGGCGAAGGCGACGTGCTGATCGTGACGGGCAAAGGCAACAAGACCCGCATGGTGCCGGTGCTCCAGAACGTGCTCGCACTGGTGCATGAATACGTTTCGATGTGCCCGTATCCGCTGCCGGCGGAGGGGCCGATCTTCGTCGGCGCGCGCGGCGGGCCCTTGAGCCCGCGCATCATCCAGCTCGCGATGGAGCGGCTGCGCGGCGCGCTCGGCCTGCCCGACAGCGCCACGCCGCACGCGCTCCGGCATTCCTTCGCCACGCATCTGTTGTCACGCGGCGGCGATTTGCGCGCGATCCAGGAATTGCTCGGCCATGCCTCGCTCTCGACCACGCAGATCTATACCGGCATCGATGCCGAGCGGCTGCTGGAAGTCTATGCCAGCGCGCATCCGCGGCGCTGA